One region of Leptolyngbya sp. CCY15150 genomic DNA includes:
- a CDS encoding DUF2442 domain-containing protein: protein MVEPSVDNSAFQQQFERAQSAASQANRTEPRAISAAYDSALGLVTIQLQSGAIFSFPAAIAQGLAGAEPDALAQVEVTPMGDGLHWPTLDADFSV, encoded by the coding sequence TTCAGCTTTCCAGCAACAGTTTGAACGGGCGCAATCGGCAGCCAGTCAAGCCAATCGCACCGAACCCAGAGCCATTTCTGCGGCCTATGATTCAGCCTTAGGTCTGGTGACCATTCAATTGCAAAGTGGGGCGATTTTTAGCTTTCCAGCGGCGATCGCCCAAGGCTTAGCGGGAGCCGAGCCAGACGCCTTAGCCCAAGTGGAAGTAACCCCCATGGGAGATGGGTTGCATTGGCCAACCCTAGATGCCGATTTCAGCGTGA